Part of the SAR324 cluster bacterium genome is shown below.
TTTCAGAAGGTGAAATTGCTCTGAGCTTAGCTAAATCAGAGGATTATGATGTGGCAGTACTGGATGTTATGGTTCCAGGCTTGAGTGGACTTTCCGTAATTCAGACACTGCGAGAGCAGAAAAACACAATTCCTGTTCTTATTCTCAGTGCCAAGCACACATTGAAAGATAGGGTGAGAGGAATTGAGTTGGGAGCGGACGATTACCTGACCAAGCCTTTTTCCTTCACAGAATTGCTTGTCCGCGTACAAGCTCTGATCCGACGAAACTCGCTAAACACAGAACCAACTACCCTCCAATATGCAGATCTGGAGATGAATCTGTTAAGCAGGGAAGTGTTCCGCTCCAGGTATCTTCTGCAATTGCCGCCACGCGAATTCAGCTTGCTAGAATACTTTCTCAGGTACCCAGGTCGAATACTGTCCAAAACATTTATTTTAGAACATGTCTGGGATTATGATTTTGATCCTCAAACAAATGTAGTT
Proteins encoded:
- a CDS encoding response regulator transcription factor: MKLLLLEDDPKVADFITKGLREAGFVVEHVSEGEIALSLAKSEDYDVAVLDVMVPGLSGLSVIQTLREQKNTIPVLILSAKHTLKDRVRGIELGADDYLTKPFSFTELLVRVQALIRRNSLNTEPTTLQYADLEMNLLSREVFRSRYLLQLPPREFSLLEYFLRYPGRILSKTFILEHVWDYDFDPQTNVVDVLVSRLRSKVDRDFETKLIHTLRGVGYVLKL